In the Catenulispora sp. EB89 genome, ACAAAAGCCAGGGGCACCAAGTCACCGCACCAGAGATCGATCAGCGACAGCAGCAGCATCGGCACCGACACCGACACCGGCGACAGCAGCACCGACACCAGCGACAGCAGCATCGGCAGCGGCACCAGCGACACCGGCATCGGCATCGGCAACAGCGACACCGGCACCGACACCAGCAGCAACAGCAGCGGCGACCTCGGCGGCGGCCCGCACAAAACCCGCCACCGCCACCGACCGCGAATCCTGCGGCCAGGCGACCGCGAGCATCGCCGGCCGCAGGTCCTTCACCGGCAGGTACACAATGTCAGGGCGCGGATACCGCGCGGTGAGCGAGGCGGGGAAGAAGCACACCGTGCGGCCCAACTCGATGAGTCGGAAGATCTCCGGCAGGTCGGAGCCGCCGCTCCGCGAGCCCCCGCTCGCCCGCCCGAAGCTGTCGGAACCGGACTGCGACGTACCGTCGAAGCCGAGGCTACACACCTGCGCCGACACAGGCCCCTGATCCGCCGGCTCGCCGCCGGGCATCGAGCGTCCGGCCAGGTCGGCGAGGCAGACCTCCGAGTAGGCCGCCAGCGGGTCGGTCGCCGCGACGGCGAGCAGGAACGGCTCGCTCAGCAGCGGCTCGAAGTCCACGCCGCCGCCTCGGGCGTCGCCCGGGTCCAGTACCAGCGCGACGTCCGCGCGGCCGTCGCGCAGGGCCGCCACCTGCTCTCCGTACCGCCCGAGCACGAATGCGACCGGCTGCCCGGTCTCCTGCGCCGCGTACGCGTCCAGGATCCGCGGCAGCAGCCCGCCGTCGACGTCCGCCTTCAGCGCCACCCGCAGCTGCGGGCTCGCCTCCCCCGCGTGCTGCGCGCGCCGGCCCGCGGCGCTGACTGCGTCCAGCGCCGTCCGCGCGTCGCGCAGCAGCACCTCGCCGGACGGTGTCAGCTCCACCCGCCGCGTCGTGCGCTCCAGCAGCGACACGCCGAGTTGGCGCTCCAGCTCCCGGATCGCGCGCGACAGCGGCGGCTGCGCCATGCCCAGGCGCTCGGCCGCGCGCCCGAAGTTCAGCTCCTCCGCCACCGCGACGAAGTAGCGGAGCTGGCGCGTCTCCAGCTCATTCATACCTCCAGGGTATCAAAGGTGACCGAAGCGGTCCTTCAGCTCGGCGTGCGCCGCGGATTGACTGGGCGGTGGGGATCCGCCGGCATCGGGCGGACCGAACGAAACAGGAGACATCCATGCGTGCCATCGCAGTATCCGAAATCGGCGGCAAGCCCGCGCTCGTGGACCTGCCGGTGCCGAGCCCGGGTCCGGGGGAGATTCTGGTGCGGATGACCGCGGCCTCGCTGAACCCGGTCGACATGAGCGTCGCCGACGGCCTGTTGTCGCTGCCGACGACCCGGCCGCTCGTCCTGGGAACGGACGGCGTGGGCACCGTCGTCGAGGTCGGCGCGTCGGCGACCGGGTTCGCCCCGGGGGATGTCGTCCACGGCCAGTTCTTCGACGCCCCCCTTGGTCGCGGCACCTTCGCCGACTACGCGGTCATCGCCGGATCGCCGAGCCACGGAGCGCTGCGTCGTGTGCCGGACGGCCTGTCCGCCGAGGTCGCCGCCGCGCTGCCCACCGCGGGCATGACGGCCCTCGGCGTCGTCGAGTCGCTGGACCTGGGACCCGGACGATCGATCCTGATCGTGGGCGCCACGGGCGGCGTCGGGGTGTTCGCCGTACAACTGGCGGCGGCACGCGGAGCCGAGGTCATCGCCACGGCACGGGCCGACGCGGACGCGTGGATCCGCGGCCTCGGGGCGTCGCAGACCATCGACTACGCCACGCACGATGTCGCCGAGCTGGTGCGCAAGACCCATCCCGACGGCGTCGACGTGTTCCTGGACCTCACCCGCGACCGGGACCGCTTCGGCACGTACACCGCCGTGGTCCGCGATGGCGGCTTCGCGATCTCGGCGACCAACACGGCCTCCCCGGAGCTGCTCGCCTCCGAGCGGATCACCGTCATCAACTACATGATGCAGGACAAGCCGGGCCTGCTGGCCCGCATCGCCGACGAAGCCGTCGCCGGCCGGATCAGCGTGCCGGTCGAGCAGACCATCGCGCTGGACCAGGTCCCCGAATCCCTGGCCCGGTACGCGGTCGGCGGGGCGCGGGGCAAGACCGTCGTGCTGATCTGAGCGCGGCTCCGGCGCTCCCAGCGTTCCCGGCGTTCCCAGCGCTCCCGGCGCGCCTACTCCGACCAGTCGGAGTTCCTGATCACCTCGACGAAGTCCCCCCGCACGAAGCCGGGCACAAAGTGCTCCAGCACGTCCGCCTTCACATTGCCGAACGTGGTCTCCGGACGCTCGCGGATGCCTTCGGTGAAGGCGGCGAGGATCTGGTTCTTGAAGTCAGGCCGAGGATGCGCCGCCACCACCGCGGCCCGCTCCTCGTCGGAAACCGCGTGATAGCCGATGCCCAGGACGTCCAGCTCGACGCCCCGGGTGACCAGCGCGATCTCCGGCGCCATGTGGAGCGGGATCTCGGGGGTGGTGTGCAGGGCGATACCGGTCCAGACCCGGTCGGCCGGGTCGCCGGTGATGCCGTGCACGGCCAGGAAGCGGCGCGCCTCGTCGGCACCGTCGAGCTCGAAGCGCTGGTCGGTGCGGCGGTAGCGGGAGGTCAGGCCGAGGTCGTGGAACAGGGCGCCGATGTAGAGGAGTTCGGGGTCGAAGGTGAGGCCTTGCTCGCGGCCGCGAAGGGCGCCCCAGAGGTAGACGCGGCGGGAGTGGTGGAAGAGCAGGGGCGAGGCGGCGTCGCGCACGAGGTCGGTCGCTTCGCGAGCGAGGGTGCTGTCGGGGATCTGGATGCCGGCGATGGTTTCGACGGTCCTCGTTGTCTCGGTCATGGTTCCTCCATCAGTGGCTCTTTTGCTGTGCCTCCACAGTCGCTCGGGGACGTAGGCTGGGGCCATGTCCTTCCAGCCACATGAACCACAGATTCAGACATGACGACGCACCGCGTGGGCATCGTCGTGTTCGACGGAGTCACCATGCTCGACGTGAGCGGCCCCTCGGACGTGCTGCACCAGGCCGGCCGCGTCGCCGAGCCGTACGAGCTGGTGCTGGTCGCGGCACGCGGCGGGCAGGTCGCGACGTCCAACGGCCTGGCGCTGTCCGGCGCCGTGACCCCCGCCGACGCCGGCGCGCTGGACACCGTCGTCGTGGCCGGCGGCGACCGGCTCGCCGAGGAGCCGCTGGAGCGGGAGCTGCTGGACGCGGTCGCCGAGGTGGCCGCGCCCGCCGACCGCGTCGCCTCGGTCTGCACCGGCGCGTTCGTGCTGGCCGAGCTGGGCATGCTCGACGAGCGCCGGGCGACGACGCACTGGCGTCACGCCGGGCGGCTGGCGCGCCGGTATCCGCGCGTGCGGGTCGAGCCGGACGCGATCCACATCCGCGACGGCCGCTACGTCACCTCGGCGGGGATCAGCGCCGGCATCGACCTGACGCTCGCGCTGGTCGAGGAGGACCACGGCGCCGACGCGGCCCGGGCCGTGGCCCGCGAACTGGTCGTCTTCATGCAGCGCCCCGGCGGCCAGTCGCAGTTCTCGACCGCGCTGCAGACCCCGCCGCCGCACACGGACCTGCTGCGCGACCTGATCGCCGACGTCCTCGCCGACCCGGCCGCCGACCACACGCTGCCGACGATGGCCGCCCGCGCGGCGGTGAGCTCCCGGCACCTGACGCGCTTGTTCAACTCCGAGCTGAACACCACGCCGGCCCGCTGGCTGGAGAACGTGCGCCTGGACCGCGCGCGGCAGCTGCTGCTGTCCGGGCACAGCGTGACGACGGCCGCGCGTGCCAGCGGGCTCGGGAGCGACGAGACGCTGCGGCGGGTGTTCGCGAAGCACCTGGGGACGACGCCGAGCGAGTACCGGACGCGGTTCGCGACGACCGCGCGGGTGTCAGGGGACTGACGGGCGCGGGCCAGCTCGCAAACGAGCGCGGGCCGATCGGATCGCCCCTACGATCGCGCCCATGACGATCTCGCTGGAGGACCTGGCCGCACGCCTCGACCGCGTCGAATCCGAGCTGGCGCTGCACCGCCTGGCGCACGACTACTGCATCGGCGCCGACCACCGCGACCTGCCGCGCTGGGAGTCGGTGTGGACGTCCGACGCGGTGTGGGAGGCGGGCCCCGACCACGTGCTGACCGGCATCGACGCCATCCGCACCGCGGTGCGGGAGCAGTGGGAGACCTTCCCGGTGATGCAGCACGCCACCGCCAACCACACCGTCGAGGTCGCCGGCGCCACCGCGACCGGCCGCAGCGACCTGGTACTGCTGCTGCAACTGCCGGACCGGCGCTGGGTCGTCGGCGGCGGCACGTACGAGGACGAATACCGCCGCGAGGACGACGGCCGCTGGCGGATCGCGCGCCGACGGGTGCTGCGGCCCTTCGACCTGGCCCCGCTGGCCGCGAGCGATGGTGCGGGGCATGTCGAGGAGGACGGGACTTATGTCAGCGGGATGGAGATCGCTGAGGCGGAATCAGGGTCCTGACCGACGCCGGTACCGGCACCGGCACCGGCACCAGCACCGCGCACCGACACAGGCCCGGCTCGCCAGCTCGAGCGTCGCCCAGCTCCCCGCGCCGGCACCGATGCCGACCCGGGACCAGTTCCAGCGCCGACTCGGCCCTGCGCTCCAGCCTCGGCTCGCGCGCCAGCTCCAACTCCTGCTGCGGCACCGGCACCGCCACCAGCTCCGGCGCGCGCTCCGAGCCCGCGCCTCACCCCACCGGCGCCTCCCAATCGATCCGATACCGCTGCTCGGCCCCCATCACCTTGTCGAAGTTCATCATCCGGAAGAACAGCGGCATCATCACGTGCATCGCCTTCCGCCCCACCGGCCCCGGCGTCTTCGTCCGGTTCGTCCGGGCGCCGCGCTTCGTGATGCGCTCGACGCGTTCGCGGCGCAACGCCTCGTACGCCGCGAACGCCGCTGCCGGGTTCGGGATGTCGCGCAGGCAGCGTGCCAGTTGGAGCGCGCTCTCGATGGCCATCGAGGCCCCTTGCCCGGTGCTGTTCGAGGGCGCGTGGACCGCGTCGCCGACCAGGACCATGCGGTCGCTGTGCCAGTGCGGGACCGGCGGCATGATGTGGATGGCGCCGGTGACGTCGAGGTTGTCCGGGGTGGTGCGTTCGGCGAGCAGGCGGCCCGGGGCGTCGTCGCGGTAGGTCTCGCGCAGCTGGCGCAGCCACTGGTCGGCGGGGACGGCGCGCGCCTCGGTCAGCGACGTGTACTGCTTCGACGGCAGGTTCGCGCCCCACGTCAGGCGGCCGTCGGCCATCTTCCAGTACAGGTAGTAGGCGCGCTTGCCGAAGGCGAAGGTCATGACGCCCGGTTCGGTGTCGAGGTCGGCGGCCGCTTCCACGTAGCCCTGGAAGGCGAGCAGGCCGGTGTAGTCGGCGCCGGGGGCGGCCGGGTCGATGAGGGTTCGCACGGTCGAACGCACGCCGTCCGCGCCGATCAGCACGTCGGCGGTGGCGGTGCCGCCGTCGGCGAAGCGGGCCTCGACGCCGTCGGCCGTCTCGGCGGCGCCGGTCAGGCGCCGGCCGTACTCGAAGCGCACGCCGGCCTGCGCCGCGCGGTCGCGCAGCACGCGGTGCAGGTCGCCGCGGCCGACGATCTGCAGCGGCTCGACGCCGGCCAGGGCCGGCAGGGCGTGCGGCCGGCCGTCGATCGCCATCCGGGTGTGCGTCACCGGCGTGGCCACGGCGCGGACCGCGTCGGCGGCGCCGATGAGGTCGAGTGCGGCCATGCCGTTCGGGGCCAGCGCCAGGCCGCCGCCGATGCCTTCGCCGAGTTCGGGGTAGGCCTCGTAGACGGTGGCCTCGATGCCGGCCTTGCGCAGCGCGGTGGCCGTCACCGGGCCGGCGATGCCGCCGCCGATGACGATGGCGGTGCGGACGCCGGTCGGGCGCGATGAACTGGCAGTGTTTTGGGATGCAGCGTTCTGAGATGCAGTGTTCTGAGACGTGGACATGGGATCCCTCCGCGGTGCGTGATTGATCAGCCGCGCTGCGCGCAAAGGCGCGGCGGCTCCGACATCACGCCCGGGAGGCCCCCGTAAACTGGGGTTGGCACCTCGTGGCCGGGGTTCGCCCGTGCGGACGTCGGTCCGAGAGCAGGTCCCGGCGGCGGTGTTGGCGCATCGCCGCCGGGGCATATCGCGTGTTGCGTGTGGCGTATCGCGTGTGGCGTATCGCCTGGTGTCAGTCCTGTGGCTGGTCCAGACCCCTTTCCTGGAGTTCGAGCATCTCCGGCGGCAGCCCGGCCCCGTCGTGGA is a window encoding:
- a CDS encoding LysR family transcriptional regulator, encoding MNELETRQLRYFVAVAEELNFGRAAERLGMAQPPLSRAIRELERQLGVSLLERTTRRVELTPSGEVLLRDARTALDAVSAAGRRAQHAGEASPQLRVALKADVDGGLLPRILDAYAAQETGQPVAFVLGRYGEQVAALRDGRADVALVLDPGDARGGGVDFEPLLSEPFLLAVAATDPLAAYSEVCLADLAGRSMPGGEPADQGPVSAQVCSLGFDGTSQSGSDSFGRASGGSRSGGSDLPEIFRLIELGRTVCFFPASLTARYPRPDIVYLPVKDLRPAMLAVAWPQDSRSVAVAGFVRAAAEVAAAVAAGVGAGVAVADADAGVAGAAADAAVAGVGAAVAGVGVGADAAAVADRSLVR
- a CDS encoding NADP-dependent oxidoreductase — protein: MRAIAVSEIGGKPALVDLPVPSPGPGEILVRMTAASLNPVDMSVADGLLSLPTTRPLVLGTDGVGTVVEVGASATGFAPGDVVHGQFFDAPLGRGTFADYAVIAGSPSHGALRRVPDGLSAEVAAALPTAGMTALGVVESLDLGPGRSILIVGATGGVGVFAVQLAAARGAEVIATARADADAWIRGLGASQTIDYATHDVAELVRKTHPDGVDVFLDLTRDRDRFGTYTAVVRDGGFAISATNTASPELLASERITVINYMMQDKPGLLARIADEAVAGRISVPVEQTIALDQVPESLARYAVGGARGKTVVLI
- a CDS encoding HD domain-containing protein translates to MTETTRTVETIAGIQIPDSTLAREATDLVRDAASPLLFHHSRRVYLWGALRGREQGLTFDPELLYIGALFHDLGLTSRYRRTDQRFELDGADEARRFLAVHGITGDPADRVWTGIALHTTPEIPLHMAPEIALVTRGVELDVLGIGYHAVSDEERAAVVAAHPRPDFKNQILAAFTEGIRERPETTFGNVKADVLEHFVPGFVRGDFVEVIRNSDWSE
- a CDS encoding GlxA family transcriptional regulator, whose translation is MTTHRVGIVVFDGVTMLDVSGPSDVLHQAGRVAEPYELVLVAARGGQVATSNGLALSGAVTPADAGALDTVVVAGGDRLAEEPLERELLDAVAEVAAPADRVASVCTGAFVLAELGMLDERRATTHWRHAGRLARRYPRVRVEPDAIHIRDGRYVTSAGISAGIDLTLALVEEDHGADAARAVARELVVFMQRPGGQSQFSTALQTPPPHTDLLRDLIADVLADPAADHTLPTMAARAAVSSRHLTRLFNSELNTTPARWLENVRLDRARQLLLSGHSVTTAARASGLGSDETLRRVFAKHLGTTPSEYRTRFATTARVSGD
- a CDS encoding nuclear transport factor 2 family protein; the encoded protein is MTISLEDLAARLDRVESELALHRLAHDYCIGADHRDLPRWESVWTSDAVWEAGPDHVLTGIDAIRTAVREQWETFPVMQHATANHTVEVAGATATGRSDLVLLLQLPDRRWVVGGGTYEDEYRREDDGRWRIARRRVLRPFDLAPLAASDGAGHVEEDGTYVSGMEIAEAESGS
- a CDS encoding FAD-dependent oxidoreductase, whose amino-acid sequence is MSTSQNTASQNAASQNTASSSRPTGVRTAIVIGGGIAGPVTATALRKAGIEATVYEAYPELGEGIGGGLALAPNGMAALDLIGAADAVRAVATPVTHTRMAIDGRPHALPALAGVEPLQIVGRGDLHRVLRDRAAQAGVRFEYGRRLTGAAETADGVEARFADGGTATADVLIGADGVRSTVRTLIDPAAPGADYTGLLAFQGYVEAAADLDTEPGVMTFAFGKRAYYLYWKMADGRLTWGANLPSKQYTSLTEARAVPADQWLRQLRETYRDDAPGRLLAERTTPDNLDVTGAIHIMPPVPHWHSDRMVLVGDAVHAPSNSTGQGASMAIESALQLARCLRDIPNPAAAFAAYEALRRERVERITKRGARTNRTKTPGPVGRKAMHVMMPLFFRMMNFDKVMGAEQRYRIDWEAPVG